A window of the Zeugodacus cucurbitae isolate PBARC_wt_2022May chromosome 2, idZeuCucr1.2, whole genome shotgun sequence genome harbors these coding sequences:
- the LOC105211891 gene encoding mucin-2 isoform X2, which produces MQEIDEDRVRGCRPARQCGPRQGLDAHTSRFPPTPRQYEAHEFGLREDEPFQHPRMFENLTFETNAGAFDAMRAANARPPYQQQPQFNICDLPSEQLDDFSNPNFREAYDEGECNVCSQQQKTPDICDISAPDFCDISDASPWPAQTPPRHRQSPARQQQKTPDICDISAPDFGDISAISSYSPRRTQSPLRPQRRQSFPDSCLDDESSPMYASTMGSPTPQLHYTPIGLLNTPDVCAPTPPAPTPTPPPHFSPIRLQQSPVQYPSECLEDISVPTFEQSICDMPSPPSPKRFQMPGDLPSDMVCDISAPSFGSPPTPSMSFPSEALEQMTMPSFEDASCGSPLDRRFLLDSRLVDESPLSFASSRVSSPGRSFSRSGTPYSTGSTSRGVCPSPCAAPQSAQQSYEPTPMRKRQSPPRRFNLAQLMSQRRSTSECPPMRNSCPSTVCTPTPPAPHFSYYSPTPVRGQSLPKDLPSECLTDVSQPSYYSSPSRTPGQMRPLPSNLPSECLGDISEPSYERTPPARTPSLPHDLPSELLCDMSQPIYDTPRSERLSGMTMPSFEDASCGSPLDRRFLLDSRLMDESPPSFASSPRSLSPCRSLSPCAQPATATTCPSFSHGPSRTATPQRSLRSPRYSPAPRFMRSRSPSPVCSPTPPAPHFSLRSPTPVRSPTRCPMPKDMPDECLVDITEPDYYSSYYNASPPPRPFPSNMGSECISDISTPHFERTPPNRTPSIPKNLPSDMICDMSPPKYQSPASEHLSFETMPSFADTSCGSPLDRRFLLDPHLADESMPSMISSRSPSVSPERHSSPCVKEESSFDKTYCEILQRFNSLKCKVETPVSDSTRHSTHPGSDSGGLPQGECVRETVIERTENENGQLESTTQHIVVTVDPNGSIKTHTKEIKTKYPNCSPTRLAPPSADSGILTQSPRPAAQIETLRDSIRRRLSFDLSDMPSDNLADVTPPCVDDLPSMSTENILQHLSSIPEEQLSRVSAPSYRTPPVPSISYPSEMLNEMSMPSFENASCGSPLDRRFLLDPRLADESPPLFASSYVTSPTPPCPSGHSTAQTPYLHSQEQKPFKAFSPQRPVSTMQQEYRTIKSPERYQPLSSTLRDVLSPSIHTPPAPHFSLRSPTPIGPPPGRSFPKNLPHEQLADISEPGFFSGTPATSQQRYSLPTNMPSERLDDISQPSYQRTPPPQTPRTPMNLPSEMLGNISAPSYQSPASEHISHVTMPSFEDVSYESPLDRRFLLDPRIADETMPSLLRTPPTQRSPITSTPRPGAATPRAGGARRRLSYSQPDSTRGGSPYRGTPKRSNSEGRHDQSPRGPATVEQTHTTIKQSGTYEQQHSVTPAQPRTQGRHGQTPLMDTSKEELKVTTSTVSISRVYHGAPAESSTGGHQRRRSMSLPSENLGDISMPASPPSMGMSNTSRFEQRKMSPMSQMLNDISMPSGPPSMSMTRTGRSTPRRNRRRSVQDVNDISPISFASTIPSMDRSSTTMDGGKTNGKYTSTSSRGFSGLANYAPFCEQIRSRNNSNACDPCDACCPTVQNVNTCADYSNTADSCDPCAGFLNANRSQNTNNTC; this is translated from the exons ATGCAAGAAATAGATGAGGATCGTGTGCGTGGCTGTCGACCAGCAAGGCAGTGTGGTCCCAGACAGGGTTTGGATGCACACACGTCTCGGTTTCCGCCAACGCCACGTCAGTATGAGGCACACGAGTTTGGTTTGCGCGAAGATGAGCCATTCCAACATCCGCGCATGTTCGAAAATCTAACCT TTGAAACGAATGCTGGTGCCTTCGATGCAATGCGTGCGGCAAACGCTAGACCACCATATCAACAGCAGCCGCAATTCAATATCTGCGATCTGCCCTCGGAACAGCTCGATGATTTCTCGAATCCCAACTTTCGCGAGGCTTATGATGAGGGTGAGTGCAATGTTTGTTCGCAACAGCAAAAGACGCCAGACATTTGTGATATTTCCGCGCCAGACTTTTGCGACATATCAGATGCCTCGCCGTGGCCGGCACAAACGCCTCCCAGGCATCGGCAGTCACCCGCAAGACAGCAACAAAAAACGCCTGATATTTGCGACATATCCGCGCCGGACTTTGGCGATATATCGGCCATTTCGTCTTACTCTCCAAGGCGTACACAGTCACCGCTGAGACCACAAAGAAGGCAATCATTTCCGGATAGTTGCTTGGATGACGAATCAAGTCCAATGTATGCCAGCACTATGGGCTCACCGACACCACAGTTGCATTATACACCTATCGGTTTGTTGAATACACCCGATGTATGTGCACCAACACCACCGGCGCCGACCCCAACACCGCCGCCGCATTTTTCACCAATCAGACTGCAGCAGTCGCCTGTGCAGTATCCCAGTGAATGTTTGGAAGATATTTCAGTGCCTACATTTGAACAGAGCATCTGTGATATGCCCTCACCGCCTTCGCCAAAAAGATTCCAAATGCCGGGGGACTTGCCTTCAGATATGGTTTGTGATATTAGTGCTCCGTCTTTCGGTTCACCGCCCACGCCATCCATGTCTTTTCCAAGTGAGGCATTAGAACAAATGACCATGCCTTCATTCGAGGACGCCTCATGTGGTTCACCATTAGACAGACGTTTCCTTTTGGATTCAAGATTAGTTGACGAAAGCCCACTGTCATTCGCTTCCTCACGGGTTTCCTCGCCAGGACGATCGTTCTCTAGAAGTGGCACGCCTTATTCAACAGGGTCAACGTCACGTGGTGTTTGTCCGTCTCCGTGTGCAGCACCTCAATCGGCACAACAAAGCTATGAGCCCACTCCGATGCGAAAACGGCAGTCTCCACCTCGTAGGTTCAATCTAGCGCAGTTAATGTCACAACGTCGCTCAACTTCAGAATGTCCACCCATGAGAAATTCGTGTCCGTCTACTGTATGCACACCTACTCCCCCCGCGCCACATTTTTCCTATTACTCTCCGACACCTGTACGGGGGCAATCTTTACCTAAGGACCTGCCTAGTGAATGTCTTACAGACGTCAGTCAGCCATCATACTACAGCAGTCCTTCTCGCACCCCTGGTCAAATGCGACCTCTGCCCAGTAACTTGCCGAGTGAATGTCTTGGAGATATCAGTGAACCCTCATATGAAAGGACTCCACCTGCGCGAACACCGTCTTTACCGCATGACTTGCCATCCGAACTTTTATGCGATATGTCACAACCAATTTACGATACGCCTCGCAGTGAACGTTTGTCCGGCATGACAATGCCTTCATTTGAAGATGCATCTTGTGGATCACCATTGGATCGACGTTTTTTATTGGATTCAAGACTTATGGACGAAAGTCCTCCATCTTTTGCATCGTCACCTCGCAGTTTATCACCGTGCAGATCACTTTCGCCGTGTGCACAaccggcaacagcaacaacatgtcCCTCATTTTCACACGGGCCATCTAGAACAGCAACTCCTCAACGATCACTACGCTCTCCTCGTTATTCACCAGCACCAAGGTTCATGCGTTCCCGGAGCCCCTCACCTGTATGTTCACCTACACCACCTGCACCGCATTTCTCTTTGCGTTCTCCTACACCTGTGAGATCACCAACCAGGTGCCCAATGCCAAAAGATATGCCAGATGAATGTTTGGTAGATATAACGGAACCAGATTATTATAGCAGCTATTACAACGCGTCACCCCCACCAAGACCATTCCCCAGTAATATGGGAAGTGAATGCATATCTGATATTAGTACGCCACATTTTGAGAGAACGCCACCAAATAGGACCCCGTCAATACCAAAGAATTTGCCTTCAGATATGATATGTGACATGAGCCCGCCAAAGTATCAATCGCCAGCTAGCGAGCATTTATCTTTTGAAACAATGCCCTCGTTTGCAGACACTTCGTGTGGATCACCATTAGATCGTCGTTTCCTTTTAGATCCCCACTTAGCAGATGAATCCATGCCATCAATGATTTCTTCTCGGTCACCATCGGTTTCCCCTGAACGGCATTCCTCCCCATGTGTAAAGGAAGAATCGTCTTTTGACAAAACATATTGTGAAATTCTACAACGTTTCAATTCGTTGAAATGTAAAGTTGAGACACCTGTGTCTGATTCGACTAGACATTCGACGCATCCTGGCTCGGACAGTGGCGGGCTACCGCAAGGGGAATGTGTTCGAGAAACAGTTATAGAACGTACGGAAAATGAGAATGGACAACTTGAAAGTACCACTCAACACATCGTTGTCACAGTTGATCCCAATGGATCCATAAAAACCCACACTAAAGAGATTAAGACTAAATATCCGAATTGTTCACCTACCAGGTTAGCCCCTCCTTCAGCGGATTCGGGTATACTCACCCAAAGTCCAAGACCAGCAGCACAAATTGAAACTTTGCGAGACTCCATACGCCGACGTTTAAGCTTCGACCTATCTGACATGCCGAGTGACAACCTAGCCGACGTCACTCCACCGTGTGTTGATGATCTGCCATCCATGTCCACAGAAAATATACTGCAGCATTTATCAAGTATACCCGAGGAACAACTGTCAAGAGTTTCAGCACCATCATATCGGACCCCACCTGTTCCATCCATCTCATATCCGAGTGAAATGTTAAATGAAATGTCGATGCCATCTTTCGAAAATGCGTCATGCGGTTCTCCGCTGGATCGGAGATTCCTACTGGATCCTAGGCTGGCAGATGAGAGCCCACCATTATTTGCGTCGTCTTATGTAACTTCACCAACGCCACCGTGTCCTTCCGGACATTCAACAGCACAAACACCTTATTTACACAGTCAAGAACAAAAACCATTTAAAGCATTCTCTCCTCAACGGCCAGTGAGCACAATGCAGCAAGAGTATAGAACTATTAAGTCACCCGAGAGATACCAACCGCTGTCATCAACTTTAAGAGATGTGCTCTCGCCTTCAATACACACTCCACCAGCCCCACACTTTTCACTGCGTTCACCTACTCCCATTGGCCCACCACCAGGCAGAAGCTTCCCAAAAAATTTACCTCATGAGCAATTAGCCGACATAAGTGAACCTGGTTTCTTTAGTGGTACTCCTGCAACTTCACAACAAAGGTATTCGCTACCAACGAACATGCCGAGTGAGCGGTTGGACGATATAAGTCAACCATCGTACCAGAGAACTCCACCCCCGCAAACACCGCGCACACCCATGAACTTACCCAGCGAAATGCTGGGAAATATTTCTGCACCTTCCTACCAATCACCAGCAAGTGAACATATTTCACATGTCACAATGCCCAGTTTTGAGGATGTCTCATATGAATCACCACTAGATAGACGATTCCTCTTAGACCCCAGAATTGCGGACGAGACTATGCCATCACTACTAAGAACACCACCCACACAACGCTCACCCATTACTAGTACACCACGACCAGGTGCAGCTACACCAAGAGCTGGCGGAGCTAGACGTCGGCTTTCGTATAGTCAGCCGGATTCAACTAGAGGCGGTAGCCCCTACAGGGGAACTCCCAAAAGAAGCAACTCTGAGGGAAGGCACGATCAAAGTCCACGCGGTCCCGCTACTGTAGAGCAAACGCACACCACAATCAAACAAAGTGGCACCTACGAACAACAACACAGTGTAACGCCTGCGCAACCCCGCACGCAAGGACGCCACGGCCAAACGCCCTTAATGGATACCTCCAAAGAGGAACTCAAAGTGACAACGTCAACAGTTTCTATCTCGAGAGTTTACCACGGCGCTCCTGCTGAAAGTTCCACCGGTGGACACCAACGCAGGAGAAGTATGTCACTGCCAAGTGAAAATCTTGGCGATATTTCAATGCCTGCGAGTCCACCATCCATGGGAATGTCGAACACAAGTCGTTTTGAACAAAGAAAAATGTCACCAATGAGTCAAATGCTCAACGACATCTCCATGCCGTCTGGGCCGCCATCAATGTCGATGACACGCACAGGACGTTCGACACCGCGCAGAAATCGCCGCAGATCGGTGCAAGATGTCAATGATATATCACCCATATCATTCGCATCCACAATACCCTCCATGGATAGATCTAGTACGACTATGGATGGTGGCAAAACGAATGGCAAATATACATCAACATCCTCGCGCGGTTTCTCCGGGTTAGCGAATTATGCGCCCTTCTGTGAACAGATACGTTCGCGTAATAATTCCAATGCGTGTGATCCCTGTGATGCTTGCTGCCCAACTGTACAAAATGTTAATACTTGTGCTGATTACTCCAATACAGCAGATTCATGTGATCCATGTGCCGGTTTTCTAAATGCTAACAGATctcaaaatacaaataacactTGTTAG
- the LOC105211891 gene encoding mucin-2 isoform X1: MSCPNDTHARPTYFENRRTQFNSMQEIDEDRVRGCRPARQCGPRQGLDAHTSRFPPTPRQYEAHEFGLREDEPFQHPRMFENLTFETNAGAFDAMRAANARPPYQQQPQFNICDLPSEQLDDFSNPNFREAYDEGECNVCSQQQKTPDICDISAPDFCDISDASPWPAQTPPRHRQSPARQQQKTPDICDISAPDFGDISAISSYSPRRTQSPLRPQRRQSFPDSCLDDESSPMYASTMGSPTPQLHYTPIGLLNTPDVCAPTPPAPTPTPPPHFSPIRLQQSPVQYPSECLEDISVPTFEQSICDMPSPPSPKRFQMPGDLPSDMVCDISAPSFGSPPTPSMSFPSEALEQMTMPSFEDASCGSPLDRRFLLDSRLVDESPLSFASSRVSSPGRSFSRSGTPYSTGSTSRGVCPSPCAAPQSAQQSYEPTPMRKRQSPPRRFNLAQLMSQRRSTSECPPMRNSCPSTVCTPTPPAPHFSYYSPTPVRGQSLPKDLPSECLTDVSQPSYYSSPSRTPGQMRPLPSNLPSECLGDISEPSYERTPPARTPSLPHDLPSELLCDMSQPIYDTPRSERLSGMTMPSFEDASCGSPLDRRFLLDSRLMDESPPSFASSPRSLSPCRSLSPCAQPATATTCPSFSHGPSRTATPQRSLRSPRYSPAPRFMRSRSPSPVCSPTPPAPHFSLRSPTPVRSPTRCPMPKDMPDECLVDITEPDYYSSYYNASPPPRPFPSNMGSECISDISTPHFERTPPNRTPSIPKNLPSDMICDMSPPKYQSPASEHLSFETMPSFADTSCGSPLDRRFLLDPHLADESMPSMISSRSPSVSPERHSSPCVKEESSFDKTYCEILQRFNSLKCKVETPVSDSTRHSTHPGSDSGGLPQGECVRETVIERTENENGQLESTTQHIVVTVDPNGSIKTHTKEIKTKYPNCSPTRLAPPSADSGILTQSPRPAAQIETLRDSIRRRLSFDLSDMPSDNLADVTPPCVDDLPSMSTENILQHLSSIPEEQLSRVSAPSYRTPPVPSISYPSEMLNEMSMPSFENASCGSPLDRRFLLDPRLADESPPLFASSYVTSPTPPCPSGHSTAQTPYLHSQEQKPFKAFSPQRPVSTMQQEYRTIKSPERYQPLSSTLRDVLSPSIHTPPAPHFSLRSPTPIGPPPGRSFPKNLPHEQLADISEPGFFSGTPATSQQRYSLPTNMPSERLDDISQPSYQRTPPPQTPRTPMNLPSEMLGNISAPSYQSPASEHISHVTMPSFEDVSYESPLDRRFLLDPRIADETMPSLLRTPPTQRSPITSTPRPGAATPRAGGARRRLSYSQPDSTRGGSPYRGTPKRSNSEGRHDQSPRGPATVEQTHTTIKQSGTYEQQHSVTPAQPRTQGRHGQTPLMDTSKEELKVTTSTVSISRVYHGAPAESSTGGHQRRRSMSLPSENLGDISMPASPPSMGMSNTSRFEQRKMSPMSQMLNDISMPSGPPSMSMTRTGRSTPRRNRRRSVQDVNDISPISFASTIPSMDRSSTTMDGGKTNGKYTSTSSRGFSGLANYAPFCEQIRSRNNSNACDPCDACCPTVQNVNTCADYSNTADSCDPCAGFLNANRSQNTNNTC; the protein is encoded by the exons ATGAG TTGTCCCAATGATACGCACGCAAGGCCCACATATTTCGAAAATCGCAG AACACAGTTCAACAGCATGCAAGAAATAGATGAGGATCGTGTGCGTGGCTGTCGACCAGCAAGGCAGTGTGGTCCCAGACAGGGTTTGGATGCACACACGTCTCGGTTTCCGCCAACGCCACGTCAGTATGAGGCACACGAGTTTGGTTTGCGCGAAGATGAGCCATTCCAACATCCGCGCATGTTCGAAAATCTAACCT TTGAAACGAATGCTGGTGCCTTCGATGCAATGCGTGCGGCAAACGCTAGACCACCATATCAACAGCAGCCGCAATTCAATATCTGCGATCTGCCCTCGGAACAGCTCGATGATTTCTCGAATCCCAACTTTCGCGAGGCTTATGATGAGGGTGAGTGCAATGTTTGTTCGCAACAGCAAAAGACGCCAGACATTTGTGATATTTCCGCGCCAGACTTTTGCGACATATCAGATGCCTCGCCGTGGCCGGCACAAACGCCTCCCAGGCATCGGCAGTCACCCGCAAGACAGCAACAAAAAACGCCTGATATTTGCGACATATCCGCGCCGGACTTTGGCGATATATCGGCCATTTCGTCTTACTCTCCAAGGCGTACACAGTCACCGCTGAGACCACAAAGAAGGCAATCATTTCCGGATAGTTGCTTGGATGACGAATCAAGTCCAATGTATGCCAGCACTATGGGCTCACCGACACCACAGTTGCATTATACACCTATCGGTTTGTTGAATACACCCGATGTATGTGCACCAACACCACCGGCGCCGACCCCAACACCGCCGCCGCATTTTTCACCAATCAGACTGCAGCAGTCGCCTGTGCAGTATCCCAGTGAATGTTTGGAAGATATTTCAGTGCCTACATTTGAACAGAGCATCTGTGATATGCCCTCACCGCCTTCGCCAAAAAGATTCCAAATGCCGGGGGACTTGCCTTCAGATATGGTTTGTGATATTAGTGCTCCGTCTTTCGGTTCACCGCCCACGCCATCCATGTCTTTTCCAAGTGAGGCATTAGAACAAATGACCATGCCTTCATTCGAGGACGCCTCATGTGGTTCACCATTAGACAGACGTTTCCTTTTGGATTCAAGATTAGTTGACGAAAGCCCACTGTCATTCGCTTCCTCACGGGTTTCCTCGCCAGGACGATCGTTCTCTAGAAGTGGCACGCCTTATTCAACAGGGTCAACGTCACGTGGTGTTTGTCCGTCTCCGTGTGCAGCACCTCAATCGGCACAACAAAGCTATGAGCCCACTCCGATGCGAAAACGGCAGTCTCCACCTCGTAGGTTCAATCTAGCGCAGTTAATGTCACAACGTCGCTCAACTTCAGAATGTCCACCCATGAGAAATTCGTGTCCGTCTACTGTATGCACACCTACTCCCCCCGCGCCACATTTTTCCTATTACTCTCCGACACCTGTACGGGGGCAATCTTTACCTAAGGACCTGCCTAGTGAATGTCTTACAGACGTCAGTCAGCCATCATACTACAGCAGTCCTTCTCGCACCCCTGGTCAAATGCGACCTCTGCCCAGTAACTTGCCGAGTGAATGTCTTGGAGATATCAGTGAACCCTCATATGAAAGGACTCCACCTGCGCGAACACCGTCTTTACCGCATGACTTGCCATCCGAACTTTTATGCGATATGTCACAACCAATTTACGATACGCCTCGCAGTGAACGTTTGTCCGGCATGACAATGCCTTCATTTGAAGATGCATCTTGTGGATCACCATTGGATCGACGTTTTTTATTGGATTCAAGACTTATGGACGAAAGTCCTCCATCTTTTGCATCGTCACCTCGCAGTTTATCACCGTGCAGATCACTTTCGCCGTGTGCACAaccggcaacagcaacaacatgtcCCTCATTTTCACACGGGCCATCTAGAACAGCAACTCCTCAACGATCACTACGCTCTCCTCGTTATTCACCAGCACCAAGGTTCATGCGTTCCCGGAGCCCCTCACCTGTATGTTCACCTACACCACCTGCACCGCATTTCTCTTTGCGTTCTCCTACACCTGTGAGATCACCAACCAGGTGCCCAATGCCAAAAGATATGCCAGATGAATGTTTGGTAGATATAACGGAACCAGATTATTATAGCAGCTATTACAACGCGTCACCCCCACCAAGACCATTCCCCAGTAATATGGGAAGTGAATGCATATCTGATATTAGTACGCCACATTTTGAGAGAACGCCACCAAATAGGACCCCGTCAATACCAAAGAATTTGCCTTCAGATATGATATGTGACATGAGCCCGCCAAAGTATCAATCGCCAGCTAGCGAGCATTTATCTTTTGAAACAATGCCCTCGTTTGCAGACACTTCGTGTGGATCACCATTAGATCGTCGTTTCCTTTTAGATCCCCACTTAGCAGATGAATCCATGCCATCAATGATTTCTTCTCGGTCACCATCGGTTTCCCCTGAACGGCATTCCTCCCCATGTGTAAAGGAAGAATCGTCTTTTGACAAAACATATTGTGAAATTCTACAACGTTTCAATTCGTTGAAATGTAAAGTTGAGACACCTGTGTCTGATTCGACTAGACATTCGACGCATCCTGGCTCGGACAGTGGCGGGCTACCGCAAGGGGAATGTGTTCGAGAAACAGTTATAGAACGTACGGAAAATGAGAATGGACAACTTGAAAGTACCACTCAACACATCGTTGTCACAGTTGATCCCAATGGATCCATAAAAACCCACACTAAAGAGATTAAGACTAAATATCCGAATTGTTCACCTACCAGGTTAGCCCCTCCTTCAGCGGATTCGGGTATACTCACCCAAAGTCCAAGACCAGCAGCACAAATTGAAACTTTGCGAGACTCCATACGCCGACGTTTAAGCTTCGACCTATCTGACATGCCGAGTGACAACCTAGCCGACGTCACTCCACCGTGTGTTGATGATCTGCCATCCATGTCCACAGAAAATATACTGCAGCATTTATCAAGTATACCCGAGGAACAACTGTCAAGAGTTTCAGCACCATCATATCGGACCCCACCTGTTCCATCCATCTCATATCCGAGTGAAATGTTAAATGAAATGTCGATGCCATCTTTCGAAAATGCGTCATGCGGTTCTCCGCTGGATCGGAGATTCCTACTGGATCCTAGGCTGGCAGATGAGAGCCCACCATTATTTGCGTCGTCTTATGTAACTTCACCAACGCCACCGTGTCCTTCCGGACATTCAACAGCACAAACACCTTATTTACACAGTCAAGAACAAAAACCATTTAAAGCATTCTCTCCTCAACGGCCAGTGAGCACAATGCAGCAAGAGTATAGAACTATTAAGTCACCCGAGAGATACCAACCGCTGTCATCAACTTTAAGAGATGTGCTCTCGCCTTCAATACACACTCCACCAGCCCCACACTTTTCACTGCGTTCACCTACTCCCATTGGCCCACCACCAGGCAGAAGCTTCCCAAAAAATTTACCTCATGAGCAATTAGCCGACATAAGTGAACCTGGTTTCTTTAGTGGTACTCCTGCAACTTCACAACAAAGGTATTCGCTACCAACGAACATGCCGAGTGAGCGGTTGGACGATATAAGTCAACCATCGTACCAGAGAACTCCACCCCCGCAAACACCGCGCACACCCATGAACTTACCCAGCGAAATGCTGGGAAATATTTCTGCACCTTCCTACCAATCACCAGCAAGTGAACATATTTCACATGTCACAATGCCCAGTTTTGAGGATGTCTCATATGAATCACCACTAGATAGACGATTCCTCTTAGACCCCAGAATTGCGGACGAGACTATGCCATCACTACTAAGAACACCACCCACACAACGCTCACCCATTACTAGTACACCACGACCAGGTGCAGCTACACCAAGAGCTGGCGGAGCTAGACGTCGGCTTTCGTATAGTCAGCCGGATTCAACTAGAGGCGGTAGCCCCTACAGGGGAACTCCCAAAAGAAGCAACTCTGAGGGAAGGCACGATCAAAGTCCACGCGGTCCCGCTACTGTAGAGCAAACGCACACCACAATCAAACAAAGTGGCACCTACGAACAACAACACAGTGTAACGCCTGCGCAACCCCGCACGCAAGGACGCCACGGCCAAACGCCCTTAATGGATACCTCCAAAGAGGAACTCAAAGTGACAACGTCAACAGTTTCTATCTCGAGAGTTTACCACGGCGCTCCTGCTGAAAGTTCCACCGGTGGACACCAACGCAGGAGAAGTATGTCACTGCCAAGTGAAAATCTTGGCGATATTTCAATGCCTGCGAGTCCACCATCCATGGGAATGTCGAACACAAGTCGTTTTGAACAAAGAAAAATGTCACCAATGAGTCAAATGCTCAACGACATCTCCATGCCGTCTGGGCCGCCATCAATGTCGATGACACGCACAGGACGTTCGACACCGCGCAGAAATCGCCGCAGATCGGTGCAAGATGTCAATGATATATCACCCATATCATTCGCATCCACAATACCCTCCATGGATAGATCTAGTACGACTATGGATGGTGGCAAAACGAATGGCAAATATACATCAACATCCTCGCGCGGTTTCTCCGGGTTAGCGAATTATGCGCCCTTCTGTGAACAGATACGTTCGCGTAATAATTCCAATGCGTGTGATCCCTGTGATGCTTGCTGCCCAACTGTACAAAATGTTAATACTTGTGCTGATTACTCCAATACAGCAGATTCATGTGATCCATGTGCCGGTTTTCTAAATGCTAACAGATctcaaaatacaaataacactTGTTAG